In Bacillus sp. NP247, one DNA window encodes the following:
- the moaC gene encoding cyclic pyranopterin monophosphate synthase MoaC, with translation MSSFTHFNDQGRAKMVDISDKKITVRTAIACSSILVTKEIFDKISRNEIGKGDVLAVAQIAGIMAAKRTSDIIPMCHPLLLKGVDVSFDWKQSEEQYRLLIEVKVKTEGSTGVEMEALTAASATALTVYDMCKAVDKGMIIGETYLLEKTGGKNGDYIRNS, from the coding sequence ATGTCTTCATTTACACATTTCAATGACCAAGGACGCGCTAAAATGGTTGATATAAGTGACAAAAAAATAACCGTTCGAACAGCAATAGCATGCTCTAGCATCCTCGTTACGAAAGAAATTTTTGATAAAATCTCACGCAACGAAATTGGTAAAGGTGATGTATTAGCTGTTGCACAAATCGCAGGCATTATGGCTGCAAAACGTACTTCTGATATTATCCCAATGTGCCATCCTTTATTATTAAAAGGTGTTGATGTCTCTTTCGATTGGAAACAGTCAGAAGAACAATATCGACTACTTATTGAAGTAAAAGTTAAAACAGAAGGTAGTACCGGCGTTGAGATGGAAGCTTTAACAGCTGCTTCCGCTACCGCTCTTACTGTATACGATATGTGTAAAGCGGTTGATAAGGGTATGATTATTGGCGAAACGTACTTACTTGAAAAAACGGGCGGAAAAAATGGAGATTATATTAGAAATTCTTAA
- a CDS encoding molybdopterin-synthase adenylyltransferase MoeB — MKERYSRQMLFSGVGEEGQRKIREKHVLVIGAGALGAANAEAIVRAGVGKITIADRDYVEWSNLQRQQLYTEEDAKHYKPKAIAAAEHLKAINSEVEIVPVVTDVTVQEMEELIKGVDLILDATDNFETRLLINDISQMYNVPWIYGGCVGSYGVTYTILPGKTPCFRCLMEHPASGATCDTAGIIQPAVQLVVAHQITEALKILVEDFEALRETMLSFDLWNNQQMAFKVNRQKKDTCLSCGKLRTYPSLTFEAQTKTEVLCGRNTVQIRPGVRQGFNLEEIKKRLQKSVDVKATPYLLSFSVEEYRFVLFTDGRAFIHGTNDMNVAKRLYARYIG; from the coding sequence ATGAAAGAGCGATATTCAAGACAAATGTTATTTTCTGGTGTTGGGGAAGAAGGGCAACGGAAAATAAGAGAGAAGCACGTGCTCGTTATTGGTGCTGGTGCACTTGGAGCGGCGAATGCTGAAGCGATTGTTAGAGCGGGTGTTGGAAAAATAACAATTGCTGACCGTGATTATGTCGAATGGAGCAATTTACAAAGGCAACAATTATATACAGAAGAAGATGCAAAGCATTATAAGCCGAAAGCAATTGCGGCAGCAGAACATTTAAAAGCTATTAATTCAGAAGTAGAAATTGTACCGGTTGTGACCGATGTAACGGTGCAAGAAATGGAAGAGTTAATTAAAGGGGTCGATTTAATATTAGATGCGACGGATAATTTTGAGACGCGTCTTCTTATTAATGATATATCCCAGATGTATAACGTTCCGTGGATATACGGAGGATGCGTTGGAAGCTACGGAGTAACATATACAATTTTGCCAGGAAAAACACCATGTTTTCGATGTTTAATGGAACATCCAGCGAGCGGAGCGACATGTGATACGGCCGGTATTATACAGCCAGCAGTGCAATTAGTAGTTGCACATCAAATAACAGAAGCCTTGAAAATATTAGTAGAAGATTTTGAGGCACTTCGTGAAACGATGCTATCATTTGATCTTTGGAATAATCAGCAGATGGCATTTAAAGTGAATAGGCAGAAAAAGGATACATGTTTATCTTGTGGAAAGTTACGTACATATCCGAGTTTAACATTTGAAGCACAAACGAAAACAGAAGTATTATGTGGGCGAAATACAGTTCAAATCCGTCCAGGTGTGCGTCAGGGTTTTAATTTAGAAGAAATTAAAAAGCGCTTACAAAAAAGTGTGGATGTAAAAGCAACGCCGTATTTATTATCATTTTCAGTGGAAGAATATCGTTTTGTTTTATTTACAGATGGCAGAGCGTTTATTCATGGTACGAATGATATGAATGTTGCGAAACGACTATATGCAAGATATATAGGTTGA
- the moaA gene encoding GTP 3',8-cyclase MoaA translates to MQEKVKDFFGRPLQDLRISVIDRCNFRCTYCMPAEVFGPDYAFLKDEFLLTFDEIERLAKVFVSIGVRKIRLTGGEPLLRKDLTKLIARLAKLDGLVDIGLTTNAIHLTKQAKALKEAGLHRVNVSLDAIDDEVFRTINGRNINTKPVLKGIMAAKEVGLEVKVNMVVKKGMNDHQVLPVAAYFKEQGITLRFIEFMDVGSTNGWNFDQVITKRELIDIIHRVYPIEPTEAHYFGEVAKRYRYVGTNVEVGFITSVSESFCSSCTRARISADGKFYTCLFATEGMDLRKLLRENLSDNDLLKAIQGVWEDRKDRYSDERTEESAKNRPKIEMSYIGG, encoded by the coding sequence ATGCAGGAGAAGGTTAAAGACTTTTTTGGACGTCCACTTCAAGATTTGCGCATCTCTGTCATTGATCGATGTAATTTTCGGTGTACGTATTGTATGCCGGCAGAAGTGTTTGGTCCTGATTATGCTTTTTTGAAAGATGAGTTTTTACTGACATTTGATGAAATCGAGCGATTAGCAAAAGTATTTGTTAGCATCGGTGTACGGAAAATTAGACTTACTGGTGGCGAGCCATTGCTCCGTAAGGATTTAACAAAACTTATCGCACGTCTTGCAAAGCTTGATGGCTTAGTAGATATAGGATTAACGACAAATGCAATTCATTTAACGAAACAAGCGAAGGCGTTAAAAGAAGCTGGATTACACCGAGTAAATGTTAGTTTGGATGCGATAGATGATGAGGTGTTCCGTACAATTAATGGCCGGAATATTAATACGAAGCCAGTGTTAAAAGGAATTATGGCAGCGAAAGAAGTAGGGCTTGAAGTGAAGGTAAATATGGTTGTGAAAAAAGGGATGAATGATCATCAAGTACTTCCGGTGGCTGCGTATTTTAAAGAACAAGGAATCACGCTTAGATTTATTGAGTTTATGGATGTTGGCAGTACGAATGGGTGGAATTTTGATCAAGTTATTACGAAACGAGAATTGATTGACATAATTCATCGAGTATATCCAATTGAGCCGACTGAAGCTCATTATTTTGGTGAAGTTGCGAAGCGGTATCGATACGTTGGAACGAATGTAGAGGTTGGTTTTATTACCTCTGTTTCTGAGTCATTTTGTTCTTCTTGTACGAGAGCAAGAATTTCAGCAGATGGAAAGTTTTATACTTGCTTGTTTGCGACAGAAGGCATGGATTTAAGGAAACTTCTCAGGGAAAACCTTTCGGATAATGATTTATTAAAAGCCATACAAGGTGTATGGGAGGATAGAAAAGATCGATATTCAGATGAACGGACGGAAGAAAGTGCGAAAAATCGTCCGAAAATTGAAATGTCTTATATAGGAGGATAA
- a CDS encoding S-layer family protein — protein MGKNDGKQKIQASINSNFKISPDLVGPTFPPVPTGMTGITGATGSTGATGSTGPTGSTGAAGDTGPTGNTGATGSTGVTGPTGNTGATGSTGPTGNTGATGSTGATGSTGATGVTGATGSTGTTGDTGPTGNTGATGSTGATGNTGATGSTGPTGSTGATGNTGATGSTGVTGNTGATGSTGVTGSTGATGSTGATGNTGVTGSTGPTGSTGATGDTGATGSTGSTGDTGPTGNTGSTGSTGATGSTGATGPTGNTGATGSTGVTGPTGDTGPTGNTGATGSTGPTGDTGPTGNTGPTGSTGATGPTGNTGSTGSTGVTGNTGPTGVTGPTGNTGSTGDTGPTGNTGSTGNTGATGNTGSTGSTGATGVTGPTGNTGATGSTGVTGNTGPTGSTGVTGNTGPTGSTGATGVTGPTGNTGVTGSTGPTGSTGATGSTGVTGNTGPTGNTGPTGSTGATGSTGPTGSTGATGSTGPTGSTGVTGNTGPTGSTGATGVTGPTGNTGVTGSTGPTGSTGATGSTGPTGSTGATGNTGVTGSTGPTGSTGATGSTGPTGSTGVTGSTGPTGSTGVTGNTGPTGNTGPTGSTGATGSTGVTGSTGPTGSTGATGSTGVTGSTGPTGSTGATGVTGPTGSTGPTGSTGATGSTGPTGSTGATGSTGPTGNTGVTGSTGPTGSTGATGSTGPTGSTGPTGGTGSTGSTGTTGVSTTATYAFANNTSGTAISVLLGGTNVPLPNNQNIGPGITVNGANTVFTVANAGNYYISYTINITASLLVSSQIIVNGTALSGTVNSPAVATTAFSATVISNIPAGATISLQLFGLIAIATLSTTTPGAVLTIIRLS, from the coding sequence GTGGGAAAAAATGATGGAAAACAAAAAATACAAGCGTCGATAAATTCTAATTTTAAAATATCGCCAGATCTTGTCGGCCCAACTTTTCCTCCAGTGCCAACTGGAATGACAGGGATAACAGGGGCGACAGGAAGTACGGGAGCGACAGGAAGTACAGGTCCAACCGGAAGTACGGGTGCAGCGGGAGATACAGGTCCGACGGGAAATACAGGAGCAACGGGAAGTACAGGAGTGACAGGCCCGACAGGAAATACAGGAGCAACGGGAAGCACGGGTCCGACAGGAAATACAGGAGCCACAGGAAGTACGGGAGCAACGGGAAGCACGGGAGCAACAGGAGTCACAGGTGCAACCGGAAGTACTGGAACAACGGGAGATACAGGTCCGACAGGAAATACAGGAGCGACGGGAAGTACGGGAGCAACAGGAAACACGGGAGCAACGGGAAGTACGGGTCCGACGGGAAGTACAGGGGCAACGGGAAATACAGGAGCCACAGGAAGTACGGGAGTAACTGGAAATACAGGAGCGACGGGAAGTACGGGAGTAACGGGAAGTACAGGGGCAACGGGAAGTACGGGAGCCACAGGAAATACGGGAGTCACAGGAAGCACAGGTCCAACGGGAAGTACGGGAGCCACGGGAGATACAGGTGCAACAGGAAGTACTGGATCAACGGGAGATACAGGTCCAACCGGAAATACTGGATCAACGGGAAGCACGGGAGCAACCGGAAGTACGGGAGCCACAGGTCCGACCGGAAATACAGGAGCAACGGGAAGCACAGGAGTGACGGGCCCAACGGGAGATACAGGTCCAACGGGAAATACGGGAGCAACGGGAAGTACGGGTCCGACGGGAGATACAGGTCCAACGGGAAATACGGGCCCAACGGGAAGTACGGGAGCCACAGGTCCGACCGGAAATACAGGGTCAACGGGAAGCACAGGAGTGACAGGAAACACAGGTCCAACAGGAGTCACAGGCCCGACAGGAAATACGGGATCAACGGGAGATACAGGTCCAACAGGAAATACGGGATCAACGGGAAATACAGGAGCAACAGGAAACACGGGATCAACGGGAAGTACGGGAGCAACAGGAGTGACGGGCCCGACGGGAAATACAGGAGCAACGGGAAGCACAGGAGTGACAGGAAACACAGGTCCAACGGGAAGTACAGGGGTGACAGGGAACACTGGTCCAACGGGAAGTACGGGAGCAACAGGAGTGACGGGCCCGACGGGAAATACGGGAGTCACAGGAAGCACCGGTCCAACGGGAAGTACGGGAGCAACGGGAAGTACAGGGGTGACAGGAAACACTGGTCCAACCGGAAATACAGGTCCAACGGGAAGTACGGGAGCAACGGGAAGCACCGGCCCAACGGGAAGTACGGGAGCCACAGGAAGCACCGGTCCAACGGGAAGTACAGGGGTGACAGGGAACACTGGTCCAACGGGAAGTACGGGAGCAACAGGAGTGACGGGCCCGACGGGAAATACGGGAGTCACAGGAAGCACCGGTCCAACGGGAAGTACGGGAGCAACGGGAAGCACCGGCCCAACGGGAAGTACGGGAGCAACAGGAAATACGGGAGTCACAGGAAGCACCGGTCCAACAGGAAGTACGGGAGCAACGGGAAGCACCGGCCCAACGGGAAGTACGGGAGTCACAGGAAGCACCGGTCCAACGGGAAGTACAGGGGTGACAGGAAACACTGGTCCAACCGGAAATACAGGTCCGACGGGAAGTACAGGAGCAACGGGAAGTACGGGAGTCACAGGAAGCACAGGTCCAACGGGAAGTACGGGAGCAACGGGAAGTACGGGAGTCACAGGAAGCACAGGTCCAACGGGAAGTACGGGAGCAACAGGAGTGACGGGTCCGACGGGAAGCACCGGTCCAACAGGAAGTACGGGAGCAACGGGAAGCACCGGCCCAACGGGAAGTACGGGAGCAACAGGAAGCACAGGCCCGACGGGAAATACGGGAGTCACAGGAAGCACCGGTCCAACGGGAAGTACGGGAGCAACGGGAAGCACCGGCCCGACAGGAAGTACGGGACCAACAGGAGGCACCGGGTCAACAGGGAGTACGGGAACGACTGGAGTTAGTACAACGGCTACGTATGCTTTTGCTAATAATACATCTGGAACAGCTATATCGGTTCTTTTAGGGGGGACAAATGTTCCTTTACCAAATAACCAAAATATTGGACCGGGAATTACGGTAAATGGTGCTAATACGGTATTTACAGTTGCAAATGCAGGCAATTACTATATTTCATATACAATTAATATAACTGCTTCGCTATTAGTAAGTTCGCAAATTATTGTTAATGGAACTGCTTTGTCTGGAACTGTTAATTCACCAGCAGTAGCTACAACTGCTTTTAGTGCTACGGTTATTTCAAATATTCCAGCAGGAGCGACTATAAGTTTACAATTATTTGGTTTAATTGCTATTGCGACATTGTCAACGACTACACCAGGAGCGGTATTAACAATTATTCGCTTAAGTTAA
- a CDS encoding spore germination protein has product MGINMRKVKIINNTGAVNVGDCYNISPLAVAKIYAGAGGSSTAIFLNGKRQPEAVIRTSVFLPPLATSTRTLGS; this is encoded by the coding sequence ATGGGAATTAACATGCGTAAAGTAAAAATTATTAATAATACAGGAGCTGTTAATGTCGGCGACTGTTATAATATCTCACCTTTAGCTGTGGCAAAAATATATGCCGGTGCTGGAGGATCAAGTACGGCTATTTTTTTAAATGGAAAGCGGCAGCCAGAAGCGGTGATTAGAACGTCAGTATTTCTTCCACCGTTAGCGACGAGTACACGTACATTAGGTTCGTAA
- a CDS encoding rhodanese-like domain-containing protein, translating to MTEVKTITTEEVQERLENGETLFLVDVREDEEVAAGKIPEAVHIKMGDIPNKVDFFEKENEYIFICRSGMRSENVCHYLNEQGFKTVNMVGGMLQYEGETK from the coding sequence ATGACAGAAGTAAAAACGATTACTACAGAAGAAGTGCAAGAGCGATTAGAAAATGGAGAAACATTATTTTTAGTAGATGTAAGGGAAGATGAGGAAGTAGCGGCAGGGAAAATCCCAGAAGCTGTACATATTAAAATGGGCGATATTCCAAATAAAGTAGATTTCTTTGAGAAAGAGAATGAATATATCTTTATTTGCCGCTCGGGAATGCGTAGTGAAAACGTATGCCATTATTTAAATGAGCAAGGATTTAAAACAGTGAATATGGTTGGCGGTATGCTTCAATATGAAGGTGAAACGAAATAG
- a CDS encoding homoserine O-acetyltransferase: MQIVKKEKFVLKEFIFENGRGIPVQMGYETYGTLNRERSNAILVCHYFSATSHVAGKYTAHDEESGWWDGLIGPGKAIDTNKYFVICTDNLCNVQVKNSYVITTGPKSINPETGEEYAMDFPVFTFLDVARMQYELIKNMGISRLHAVMGPSAGGMIAQQWAVHYPHMIERMIGVITNPQNPIITSGNVAQNAIEAIQLDPNWKGGKYGEEQPTKGLHLASRMMFMNAFDEHFYETVFARNSIEMAPYQEFSALTSFEKEINKVTCKSIDLVDANSWMYTAKAVLLHDIAHGFSSLEEALSNIEANVLMIPCKQDLLQPPRYNYKMVDILQKQGKYAEVHEIESINGHMAGALDVHLFEKKVYEFLNRKVSSFV; this comes from the coding sequence ATGCAAATTGTAAAGAAGGAGAAGTTTGTTTTAAAAGAGTTTATTTTTGAAAATGGTAGGGGAATTCCTGTTCAAATGGGGTATGAGACATATGGCACTTTAAATAGAGAAAGATCCAATGCGATTTTGGTTTGCCATTATTTTAGTGCAACGAGTCATGTGGCAGGAAAATATACAGCGCATGACGAGGAGTCTGGTTGGTGGGATGGATTAATTGGACCTGGGAAAGCAATTGATACAAATAAGTATTTTGTTATATGTACTGATAACCTTTGTAATGTACAGGTGAAAAACTCATACGTTATTACTACTGGACCAAAATCGATTAATCCAGAAACAGGAGAAGAATACGCTATGGATTTCCCTGTATTTACATTTCTTGATGTAGCTCGTATGCAATATGAGTTAATAAAAAATATGGGGATTTCAAGGTTACACGCTGTAATGGGGCCATCGGCAGGTGGGATGATTGCACAACAATGGGCTGTTCACTATCCTCATATGATAGAGCGAATGATTGGAGTTATTACGAATCCACAAAATCCAATTATAACGTCGGGCAATGTAGCGCAAAATGCGATCGAAGCAATTCAGCTGGATCCAAATTGGAAAGGTGGGAAGTATGGAGAAGAGCAGCCAACGAAGGGGCTTCATTTAGCAAGTCGAATGATGTTTATGAATGCGTTTGATGAACATTTTTATGAAACGGTATTCGCGCGTAATAGTATAGAAATGGCACCTTATCAGGAATTTTCTGCATTAACATCATTTGAGAAAGAGATAAATAAAGTGACATGCAAAAGTATAGATTTAGTAGATGCAAATTCATGGATGTACACTGCGAAAGCAGTCTTATTGCATGATATAGCGCATGGATTTTCTTCTTTAGAGGAGGCTCTTTCTAATATAGAAGCGAATGTACTCATGATTCCGTGCAAGCAAGATTTACTTCAGCCACCTCGTTATAATTATAAAATGGTAGACATTTTGCAAAAACAGGGGAAATATGCAGAAGTACACGAGATAGAAAGTATAAATGGGCATATGGCTGGGGCATTAGATGTTCATTTATTTGAAAAGAAAGTTTACGAGTTTTTAAACCGGAAAGTATCTAGTTTTGTATAG
- a CDS encoding spore germination protein — protein MIWNWLRKKKNSNTADAKETNDSEQQPNEQENNNKKQTRSMKQSKYENNQQKNTEQTEEPSKQEDSSQNKQQDSKQDEPSQNKQQDSKQDEPSQNKQQDSKQDEPSQNKQQDSKQDEPSQNKQQDSKQDEPSQNKQQDSKQDEPSQNKQQDSKQDEPSQNKQQDSKQDEPSQNKQQDSKQDEPSQNKQQDSKQDEPSQNKQQGSKQDEPSQNKQQGSKQDNSSQDKQQSSGSNSIYDFSKPKKDRIHSLQDLITKLKKSSDFINYHTSDDETMPYWISYYRPSLDGEKLQKYLMPTLLERPCASLEELKEHIPMSGITITNDLQKIEDMVLKGHAIIQLNQQDQKCMLANIAIDNYRAPTPPLNESTVIGPQEGFVEDIDTNINLVRKRLPVLDLHTKEMIIGEFSKTKVIMMYLDNLAEKDNVDFLEESLRALEYDQINDSAYIQELMGEKSIFPLYINTERTDRVTKALIDGKIAIFVDGSPSVLLTPVSYFDFFISPEDYNVSWLYATFSRILRLIAVLFSICATPLYVAVLNYHYELIPSDLLETLILSRAQVPFPPLIEALFLELAIDLLREAGARLPMKVGQTLGIVGGIVIGQASVQAGLTSNILLIIVALSALASFITPIYKMGNAVRLLRFPFLAFAEIGGLFGISLGFIFLFTHLFRLTSLRKPYALFYPTRQQSFKDSWIRFPLTMIDTRDVQARPQHVKKATNGISTKHTSDFDD, from the coding sequence ATGATTTGGAATTGGTTACGTAAGAAAAAAAACTCAAATACAGCAGATGCAAAAGAGACAAATGACTCGGAACAACAGCCTAACGAACAAGAGAACAATAACAAAAAGCAGACTAGAAGCATGAAACAGAGTAAATATGAGAATAACCAACAAAAAAATACGGAACAAACTGAGGAGCCTTCTAAGCAAGAGGATTCTTCTCAAAACAAACAACAAGATTCTAAGCAAGACGAACCTTCTCAAAACAAGCAGCAAGATTCTAAGCAAGACGAACCTTCTCAAAACAAGCAGCAAGATTCTAAGCAAGACGAACCTTCTCAAAACAAGCAGCAAGATTCTAAGCAAGACGAGCCTTCTCAAAACAAACAGCAAGATTCTAAGCAAGACGAGCCTTCTCAAAACAAACAGCAAGATTCTAAGCAAGACGAGCCTTCTCAAAACAAACAGCAAGATTCTAAGCAAGACGAACCTTCTCAAAACAAGCAGCAAGATTCTAAGCAAGACGAACCTTCTCAAAACAAGCAGCAAGATTCTAAGCAAGACGAGCCTTCTCAAAACAAACAACAAGATTCTAAGCAAGACGAGCCTTCTCAAAACAAACAGCAAGGTTCTAAGCAAGACGAGCCTTCTCAAAACAAGCAACAAGGTTCTAAGCAAGACAATTCTTCTCAAGATAAGCAGCAAAGCTCTGGAAGTAACAGCATTTATGACTTTAGTAAGCCAAAAAAGGACCGCATCCATTCTCTACAAGACTTAATAACGAAGCTAAAAAAGTCTAGTGATTTTATTAATTACCATACATCTGACGATGAAACGATGCCTTACTGGATTTCTTACTATCGCCCTTCACTTGATGGGGAGAAATTACAAAAATATTTAATGCCTACTCTTTTAGAACGACCATGCGCTTCACTAGAAGAGCTGAAAGAACATATTCCGATGAGTGGTATTACAATTACGAACGACTTACAAAAAATTGAGGACATGGTTTTAAAGGGACATGCGATTATTCAATTGAACCAACAAGATCAAAAATGTATGCTTGCAAACATTGCAATTGATAATTATCGTGCACCAACTCCTCCATTAAACGAATCAACCGTTATCGGGCCACAAGAAGGATTCGTAGAAGATATTGATACGAATATTAATTTAGTACGAAAACGCCTTCCTGTTTTAGATTTACACACAAAAGAAATGATTATCGGTGAGTTTTCAAAAACAAAAGTTATCATGATGTATTTAGACAACCTAGCTGAAAAAGATAATGTAGATTTTCTAGAGGAATCATTACGCGCTCTTGAATATGATCAAATTAATGATAGTGCTTATATACAAGAATTAATGGGTGAAAAGTCAATTTTCCCTCTCTATATAAATACAGAACGCACTGATAGAGTCACAAAAGCACTTATTGATGGGAAAATAGCTATTTTTGTTGATGGTTCTCCGAGTGTCCTATTAACACCTGTATCATATTTCGATTTTTTCATTTCGCCAGAAGACTATAACGTTTCTTGGCTGTACGCTACATTCTCAAGGATTTTAAGATTGATCGCTGTTCTATTCTCAATTTGTGCTACACCATTATACGTTGCAGTTTTAAATTATCATTATGAACTCATTCCAAGTGATTTACTTGAAACTTTGATTTTATCAAGGGCACAAGTACCGTTTCCCCCTTTAATTGAAGCACTCTTTTTAGAGCTTGCAATTGATTTATTAAGAGAAGCTGGGGCAAGGTTACCGATGAAAGTCGGACAAACACTCGGTATTGTAGGCGGTATCGTAATCGGGCAAGCGTCCGTGCAAGCTGGTTTAACGAGTAATATTTTATTAATTATCGTTGCCTTATCAGCGTTAGCTTCCTTTATTACGCCCATTTATAAAATGGGAAACGCCGTTCGTTTACTACGTTTCCCATTTCTCGCATTTGCAGAAATAGGTGGTCTATTTGGTATCTCTCTTGGATTTATCTTTTTATTTACCCATTTGTTTAGACTTACTTCTTTACGTAAGCCGTACGCTCTCTTTTATCCAACGAGACAACAATCCTTTAAAGATTCTTGGATTCGTTTTCCATTAACAATGATTGATACACGAGATGTTCAAGCAAGACCGCAACACGTAAAGAAAGCAACTAATGGAATTTCTACGAAACATACGTCAGATTTTGATGATTAA
- a CDS encoding spore germination protein, producing MSKIKAEHQISPVFVFFLVHGAQFGAGVLGFARIIAKAAGYDGWIGVLITGIIIHILLWMMYFLLKETNGNLIDLQRQTFGKWLGNGINLIFIAYFLTVSISVIRTYVEIIQVWMFPTASTWMLTLFLCLVSYYIISSGFRVITGICVISVGGTLGYLFLSLFVLKYSHWPNLLPIFTHSFSDILKAAQLSIYSMTGFEIYLMIYPFVKNPKQSHKFAQYGALFSNLLYLFSTLLAFSFFSEKQLSKTIWSQLSMTQVIQLPFIERLEYIAISAYALVIVTSFILPLWAATRGTHEVFRVKQRGVLITFLLITLIVSELLTNRHDINNFISNASKVSFWLIYIYIPILFIIVWVKRKWKKSKEN from the coding sequence ATGAGTAAAATTAAAGCAGAACACCAAATATCACCCGTCTTCGTTTTCTTTTTAGTTCACGGTGCACAATTCGGTGCCGGCGTCCTTGGGTTTGCCCGTATTATTGCTAAGGCTGCTGGATATGACGGTTGGATAGGAGTTCTCATCACAGGGATCATCATTCATATTCTCCTATGGATGATGTATTTCTTGTTAAAAGAAACAAATGGAAATTTAATTGATTTACAGCGACAAACGTTTGGAAAATGGCTAGGAAACGGCATTAATCTCATCTTTATAGCCTATTTTTTAACCGTCAGCATTTCTGTCATTCGAACATACGTTGAAATTATTCAAGTGTGGATGTTTCCTACCGCTTCAACTTGGATGTTAACACTCTTTTTATGCTTAGTTAGCTATTACATTATTTCTTCTGGATTTCGTGTAATTACTGGTATTTGCGTCATCTCTGTTGGTGGTACATTGGGATATTTATTTCTTAGCCTATTCGTTTTGAAATACTCACATTGGCCTAATTTACTACCTATTTTCACACATTCTTTTTCAGATATTTTAAAAGCCGCCCAGCTGTCAATCTACAGTATGACAGGGTTTGAGATTTATCTTATGATTTATCCATTTGTGAAAAATCCTAAGCAATCTCATAAATTCGCTCAATACGGAGCACTATTTTCAAACCTTCTATATTTATTTAGTACACTTTTAGCTTTTTCGTTTTTTAGTGAAAAACAATTATCAAAAACAATATGGTCACAACTTTCCATGACCCAAGTAATCCAACTTCCTTTCATAGAAAGGCTAGAGTACATTGCAATCTCAGCTTACGCTCTCGTTATTGTTACAAGCTTCATTCTTCCTTTATGGGCTGCGACAAGAGGAACACACGAAGTATTTCGTGTAAAACAAAGAGGTGTTTTAATTACTTTTTTGCTCATTACCCTCATTGTTTCAGAGCTTTTAACGAACAGACATGATATTAATAATTTTATTAGTAATGCATCAAAAGTTAGTTTTTGGCTTATTTACATATACATCCCAATTCTATTTATTATTGTGTGGGTGAAAAGAAAATGGAAAAAATCAAAAGAAAATTAA